In Sedimenticola thiotaurini, the following proteins share a genomic window:
- a CDS encoding 4Fe-4S binding protein, whose product MSEQKKPNKPVKRRLSAKQVEQNRREFLRTSALAVGVMGVSLVGLLPAVQGKSLALRPPGALKTPLDETEFLSSCIKCGQCVQVCPVNAINLADLDKGAGVGVPFIDAREQACDFSCDGLQCVLACPTGALTHDLDYPADARMGFARLDNPRKCLAIQGKGFKGQARGPDFEGILRYDDVDRWNPIPVADYPYDLELCDLCMRQCPIEIRIAQCAAAADEREQNKDRVAQIQGNECPPKHAIAFEAFGDEEGGVKRMKPVILDGCVGCGVCEMICPPEPPAIVIDIKQDVDHMRGVS is encoded by the coding sequence ATGAGTGAGCAGAAAAAACCAAACAAGCCTGTGAAGCGGAGGCTGAGCGCCAAGCAGGTTGAACAGAACCGCCGTGAATTTCTACGCACGTCGGCTCTGGCCGTCGGTGTGATGGGGGTATCCCTGGTCGGGCTGCTGCCGGCCGTTCAGGGCAAGAGCCTGGCGTTACGGCCCCCTGGTGCCCTCAAGACACCCCTGGACGAAACAGAGTTCCTCTCTTCCTGTATCAAATGTGGTCAGTGTGTACAGGTCTGCCCGGTCAATGCCATCAATCTGGCTGACCTGGATAAGGGGGCGGGTGTTGGTGTGCCCTTTATCGATGCCCGGGAGCAGGCCTGCGACTTCTCCTGTGACGGTTTGCAGTGTGTGCTTGCCTGTCCCACCGGTGCGTTGACACACGATCTGGACTATCCGGCGGACGCGCGCATGGGATTTGCCCGATTGGATAATCCGCGCAAGTGCCTGGCGATTCAGGGTAAGGGGTTCAAAGGCCAGGCGCGAGGTCCCGATTTTGAGGGGATATTGCGCTATGACGATGTGGATCGGTGGAATCCCATACCGGTCGCCGATTACCCCTATGATCTTGAACTGTGTGATCTCTGTATGCGCCAGTGCCCGATCGAAATCCGCATTGCCCAGTGTGCAGCGGCGGCCGATGAACGGGAGCAGAACAAGGATCGGGTGGCCCAGATTCAGGGTAACGAGTGTCCGCCCAAGCATGCCATCGCTTTTGAAGCCTTTGGTGATGAAGAGGGTGGTGTCAAACGGATGAAGCCGGTGATCCTGGATGGCTGTGTGGGTTGTGGGGTGTGTGAAATGATCTGCCCGCCTGAGCCCCCGGCAATTGTTATCGATATCAAGCAGGATGTGGATCACATGCGGGGTGTCTCATGA
- the nosD gene encoding nitrous oxide reductase family maturation protein NosD — translation MRTLRFAIVLLMLLPTLLWAEEYPSFQELVDAAKENDIIVPPPGTYAGPVSIEKSLVIDGQGKVVIDAGGKGSVIYLDADGVTLKGLRLTNSGSSHNDIDSGVQVRGSFNVIKDNVIDNTLFGIDLGQAENNIIRRNRISSKPVDIGVRGDSVRLWYSFNNKIIDNVIRDSRDMVVWYSKDNLIARNDSRGGRYSLHFMYSQHNEVLENHYEDNQVGIFLMYSDSVEVRDNYIAHAIGATGMGIGFKETSDVDVHNNQILYCAIGIYLDVSPYDPDATNRLTGNVIAFSGIGIQFLNDWQGNILENNRFKGNITQVMVAGGKTANRNTWSSNYWDDYEGFDQDLDGIGDRPYELYSYADRIWMDVPYAQFFKGSPVLEVLDFLERLAPFTDPDMILRDEKPLMSAEAAPNE, via the coding sequence ATGCGTACGTTACGTTTTGCCATAGTTTTACTCATGCTGCTGCCGACGCTGTTATGGGCAGAGGAGTATCCGTCATTCCAGGAGCTGGTCGACGCAGCCAAAGAGAATGACATTATCGTTCCACCGCCAGGTACCTACGCGGGACCGGTCAGTATCGAGAAATCGCTGGTGATCGATGGTCAGGGTAAAGTGGTGATTGATGCCGGCGGCAAGGGCTCGGTCATCTACCTGGATGCTGATGGCGTTACCCTGAAGGGTTTACGCCTGACCAATTCGGGTAGCTCCCATAATGACATCGATTCAGGTGTCCAGGTGCGGGGCAGTTTCAACGTCATCAAGGACAATGTCATCGATAATACCCTGTTTGGGATCGATCTCGGTCAAGCGGAGAACAATATTATTCGCCGCAACCGGATCTCCTCCAAGCCGGTGGATATCGGCGTACGGGGTGACTCGGTCAGGCTCTGGTACAGCTTTAACAACAAGATTATCGACAATGTCATTCGTGATTCCCGGGACATGGTGGTCTGGTATTCGAAAGATAACCTGATCGCCCGTAACGACTCCCGGGGCGGCCGCTATTCACTCCACTTCATGTATTCCCAGCACAATGAAGTCCTGGAAAACCACTATGAAGACAATCAGGTGGGCATTTTCCTGATGTACAGTGACAGTGTCGAAGTGCGGGATAACTACATCGCCCACGCCATAGGTGCCACTGGAATGGGGATCGGATTTAAAGAGACATCCGATGTGGATGTGCACAATAACCAGATTCTCTATTGCGCTATCGGTATCTACCTGGATGTGTCGCCTTATGATCCGGATGCCACCAATCGACTGACTGGTAATGTCATCGCCTTCAGTGGAATCGGCATACAGTTTCTGAATGACTGGCAAGGCAATATCCTGGAGAACAACCGTTTTAAAGGCAATATCACCCAGGTGATGGTGGCGGGTGGAAAAACCGCCAACCGGAATACCTGGAGCAGTAACTACTGGGATGACTACGAGGGATTCGATCAGGATCTGGATGGGATCGGGGATCGGCCTTACGAGCTGTACAGTTATGCGGATCGAATCTGGATGGATGTCCCCTATGCGCAGTTTTTCAAAGGATCTCCGGTGTTGGAAGTGCTCGATTTTCTGGAGCGACTCGCGCCCTTTACCGATCCCGATATGATTTTACGCGATGAAAAACCGCTGATGTCTGCGGAGGCAGCGCCTAATGAGTGA
- a CDS encoding c-type cytochrome, producing MSVKPVFTSLAAAVAISLSANVNAADTSEWAKDTTSGETDAAMHLEPDLENGLDVYEVCSACHMPEGWGFTDGTFPQLAGQHRPVLIKQLADIRALNRDNPTMYPFALPESIGDEQALADVTAYIEKLPMNPENGKGEWAEGTPEFEQGKKLYEDNCVQCHGDHGQGDREKFYPRIEGQHYAYMLRQFEWIRDGKRRNANPDMVEQIKNFTDKDMAMVVNYVSRIPVDPKDLAPSADWTNPDFD from the coding sequence ATGAGTGTAAAACCTGTATTTACCAGTCTGGCCGCTGCCGTGGCGATCAGTCTAAGTGCGAACGTCAACGCGGCGGATACCTCTGAATGGGCCAAGGACACCACTTCAGGCGAAACGGATGCGGCGATGCACCTTGAGCCGGACCTGGAGAATGGCCTGGATGTTTACGAGGTCTGTTCTGCCTGTCACATGCCGGAAGGCTGGGGATTCACCGACGGTACCTTCCCGCAATTAGCTGGCCAGCACCGGCCGGTACTGATCAAACAGTTGGCTGATATCCGTGCGCTTAACCGCGACAACCCGACCATGTACCCGTTTGCTCTGCCGGAATCGATCGGTGATGAGCAGGCGCTGGCGGATGTGACCGCCTATATCGAAAAGCTGCCCATGAACCCGGAAAACGGCAAAGGCGAGTGGGCCGAGGGTACGCCCGAATTCGAGCAGGGCAAGAAGCTGTATGAGGACAACTGCGTGCAGTGTCATGGCGATCACGGTCAGGGCGACCGGGAGAAGTTCTATCCCCGCATCGAAGGGCAGCATTACGCCTATATGCTGCGTCAGTTCGAGTGGATCAGGGACGGTAAACGCCGTAATGCCAATCCGGACATGGTGGAGCAGATCAAAAACTTCACCGACAAGGATATGGCGATGGTAGTCAACTACGTATCCCGGATTCCTGTGGATCCGAAAGATCTGGCGCCTTCTGCCGACTGGACCAACCCGGATTTCGACTAG
- a CDS encoding c-type cytochrome, giving the protein MSKMRSVVVALTVVSSMMISASVVAADGAALYKSKTCWSCHGKDAKTPLMPFYPSLAGQNADYMFNQMKDIKSGVRNNGQTAAMKGVMGLVNEEEMRVLADWLAEQ; this is encoded by the coding sequence ATGAGCAAAATGAGAAGTGTTGTTGTTGCCTTGACCGTAGTGAGTTCGATGATGATCAGTGCGAGCGTGGTCGCCGCTGACGGGGCTGCGCTGTACAAATCCAAGACCTGCTGGTCTTGTCATGGTAAGGATGCCAAAACCCCGCTTATGCCGTTTTATCCCTCCCTGGCCGGGCAGAATGCCGACTATATGTTCAACCAGATGAAGGATATCAAGTCCGGTGTCCGGAATAATGGACAGACTGCTGCCATGAAGGGCGTGATGGGTCTGGTGAATGAAGAGGAAATGCGTGTTTTGGCTGATTGGCTGGCGGAGCAGTAG
- the nosZ gene encoding Sec-dependent nitrous-oxide reductase, with protein MLGLTMGLGATSSAFSQASLEDVMKARGLTQKDLLAAAKTYTPTGGRDEYLVFASGGQSGQIIVYGIPSMRILKYIGVFTPEPWQGYGYDDESKEVLKQGRIQGQDITFGDTHHPALTETDGDYNGKFLIINDKANPRLAVIDLHDFETKQIVVNPFFKSSHGGAFVTPNSEYVMEAAQYPAPFSSDFVPLSDFNDTYRGGVTYWKFNMEEGRIKPDESFTFELPPYSQDLSDAGKGPSYGWGFTNSFCSERYVGGIEKGRPPFEAGCSQKDTDFLHITNWKKAAELVAAGKVEKVNGSYMIPMAQAIKEELLYLVPEPKSPHGVDVNPAGNRIIIAGKLDSHAWVYSWEKIQKAIADKKFEGKDPYGIPIIALKDALHTQVAVGLGPLHNQYDSKECVVYTSAYVDSQITKWDYCEGKVLDQVHIHYNVGHLMSMEGDTVSPDGKYLVSLNKLAIDRFNPVGPLHPQNHQLIDISGEKMQLIYDMPLPLGEPHYAVAIKADKLKPAVRYKSGWNSRTDSRSIYRTRAGREKVEKVDGVTHVYGTVIRSHITPEIIEVEEGDTVSLHLTNLERAEDETHGFALYGQSVNLSIEPGKTASYTFTADKAGVYPYYCTEFCSALHLEMQGYLLVKPKGYKTKDDAIAEGEQYTKADFEKQVKTNLETQAVIDSVVAFITSHNYKDFPPVVALVEDATEQLGFAGEAKKKADDFAAKGDYQNATLWAGQWWQYQVKTADMGLRAKTYLEQHGAVKVDAK; from the coding sequence ATGCTAGGCCTGACAATGGGGCTGGGCGCAACGTCAAGTGCATTTTCCCAGGCGTCGCTCGAAGATGTCATGAAAGCTCGCGGCCTTACGCAGAAAGATCTGCTGGCGGCCGCCAAGACCTACACTCCCACAGGCGGTCGTGACGAGTACCTCGTTTTCGCTTCCGGCGGACAGAGTGGTCAGATTATCGTGTACGGTATTCCGTCCATGCGTATCCTCAAATACATTGGTGTATTCACCCCTGAGCCCTGGCAGGGCTACGGCTATGACGATGAGTCAAAAGAGGTGCTGAAGCAGGGGCGTATTCAGGGCCAGGACATCACCTTTGGTGATACCCATCACCCGGCGTTGACCGAAACCGACGGTGATTACAATGGTAAGTTCCTGATCATCAACGACAAGGCCAATCCACGTCTGGCCGTGATTGATCTGCACGACTTCGAAACCAAACAGATTGTGGTCAACCCCTTCTTCAAGTCCTCCCATGGCGGTGCCTTTGTCACCCCCAATAGCGAGTACGTGATGGAGGCGGCCCAGTATCCCGCACCCTTCAGTAGTGATTTCGTACCGCTGTCCGACTTCAACGATACCTATCGTGGTGGTGTCACTTACTGGAAGTTCAACATGGAAGAGGGGCGGATCAAGCCCGACGAATCATTCACCTTCGAGTTGCCGCCTTACAGTCAGGATTTGTCCGATGCCGGTAAGGGACCCTCTTATGGGTGGGGCTTCACCAACTCGTTCTGTTCCGAACGTTATGTGGGTGGTATTGAAAAAGGGCGTCCGCCTTTCGAGGCTGGCTGCTCCCAGAAAGATACCGACTTCCTGCATATCACCAACTGGAAGAAAGCGGCTGAACTGGTTGCTGCCGGTAAGGTCGAGAAGGTTAACGGCTCCTACATGATTCCCATGGCCCAGGCGATCAAGGAAGAACTGCTCTACCTGGTGCCTGAGCCCAAGAGCCCCCATGGTGTGGACGTCAACCCGGCCGGTAATCGCATTATCATCGCCGGTAAACTGGACAGCCATGCCTGGGTTTACAGCTGGGAAAAAATCCAGAAAGCCATTGCCGATAAGAAGTTCGAGGGAAAAGATCCCTACGGTATTCCCATTATCGCTCTGAAAGATGCACTGCATACCCAGGTGGCGGTGGGACTCGGTCCGCTGCACAACCAGTATGACTCGAAAGAGTGTGTCGTTTATACATCTGCTTACGTGGATTCCCAGATCACCAAGTGGGACTACTGCGAAGGCAAGGTGCTGGATCAGGTGCATATTCACTATAACGTTGGTCACTTGATGTCGATGGAAGGTGACACCGTATCGCCGGATGGCAAGTATCTGGTGTCCCTGAACAAACTGGCCATTGATCGCTTCAATCCGGTGGGTCCGCTGCATCCGCAGAACCACCAGTTGATCGATATCAGCGGCGAGAAGATGCAGTTGATCTACGATATGCCGCTGCCACTGGGCGAACCCCACTATGCGGTTGCTATCAAAGCCGACAAGCTGAAACCGGCTGTACGTTATAAATCCGGTTGGAATAGCCGTACAGACTCCAGGTCTATCTACCGGACCCGTGCCGGTCGTGAGAAAGTGGAGAAAGTGGATGGTGTGACTCATGTCTATGGCACGGTGATCCGTTCACACATCACTCCCGAGATCATCGAGGTGGAAGAGGGTGATACCGTGTCACTGCATCTTACCAACCTTGAGCGGGCAGAGGATGAGACACACGGCTTCGCGCTCTATGGTCAGAGTGTGAATCTCTCGATCGAACCGGGTAAGACAGCGTCCTACACCTTTACAGCGGATAAAGCGGGCGTCTATCCCTACTACTGCACCGAGTTCTGTTCCGCACTCCATCTGGAGATGCAGGGTTACCTGCTGGTCAAACCGAAAGGTTACAAGACCAAAGACGATGCTATAGCAGAAGGCGAACAGTACACCAAGGCTGACTTCGAGAAGCAGGTCAAGACCAACCTGGAGACCCAGGCGGTGATCGATTCAGTGGTTGCCTTTATCACCAGTCACAACTACAAGGACTTCCCGCCGGTTGTGGCACTGGTCGAGGACGCCACTGAGCAGCTTGGCTTTGCGGGTGAAGCGAAGAAGAAAGCTGATGATTTTGCTGCCAAAGGTGACTACCAGAATGCTACACTCTGGGCAGGTCAGTGGTGGCAGTATCAGGTGAAGACTGCTGACATGGGTCTGCGAGCTAAGACCTACCTTGAGCAACACGGTGCGGTGAAGGTTGACGCGAAGTAA
- a CDS encoding c-type cytochrome, with amino-acid sequence MKTIATLAGAALLSLGLVGNASAADGAALYASKGCAACHGADANTPIMPIYPKLGGQNAQYALNQMKDIKSGARNNGQTAAMKAIVASVTDEELQAIAEWLAAQ; translated from the coding sequence ATGAAAACCATTGCTACGCTCGCAGGCGCTGCCCTGCTCTCACTGGGTCTCGTTGGTAACGCTTCCGCCGCTGATGGTGCTGCACTCTATGCTTCCAAGGGTTGTGCCGCCTGTCATGGTGCCGATGCCAATACCCCCATTATGCCGATTTATCCCAAACTGGGCGGTCAGAATGCGCAGTATGCATTGAACCAGATGAAAGATATCAAAAGCGGTGCCCGTAACAACGGCCAGACCGCTGCCATGAAGGCCATCGTGGCGTCAGTCACCGATGAAGAGCTGCAGGCGATTGCGGAGTGGTTGGCCGCTCAGTGA
- the rapA gene encoding RNA polymerase-associated protein RapA: MAEQQFIPGQRWISDTEPELGLGIVKQTSGRTLTLQFSAADEARTYAADNAPLTRVKFQVGDRIDSDQGWSLTVDGIDESQGLLTYRGTRSDGVTDQLAEASISPFMQFNRPQARLFTGQIDENIWFELRDATLKQQQRLKQSDLIGLGGARTELLPHQLYIAHEASRRLAPRVLLADEVGLGKTIEACLILHAQLLTERAHRALIVVPPPLLHQWLVELLRRFNLRFSLFDEDRCQELESSNAGDNPFLAEQLVLCGLDLFTDSPERLEQARQGEWDILIVDEAHHLEWHEDNPSPAYQAIESLADAIPGVLLLTATPEQLGQDGHFARLRLLDPDRYPSLAQFRQEQGHYQSIADTVGHLISDQLLSEQEEELLRTTLGETEATLLLREMQDAAAAPALRQQARDRLVELLLDRHGTGRGMFRNTRERIKGFAPRTFHSYPLDLPDCYRSDQQTALPGFRRLQPERSLKSRPGQEWWRCDPRVDWLIGLLKQYRQEKLLLICAHAATASGLEQALRTREGMHAALFHERMSIIERDRAAAWFADQEQGCQLLLCSEIGSEGRNFQFAHHLILFDLPDNPDLLEQRIGRLDRIGQKHPIELHAPYFRDSAQEVWLRWYHEGLNAFVHTCPAGQQILEQVQPTLQRLCATYPDDPSGLDELLTRTRQLHAAISETLQQGRDHLLEMNSCREQTANQLVAQLRELDQTSGLATYMEQLFGAYGVESEPHSSHSLVIRPGQQTLTEQFPHLPAEGATLTYERDTALAHEDWLFLTWEHPMVRDAMDMLLESGRGNCCAMGAGHPAIPSGTLALEMLFVLECPAPGILQAGRFLPPTRLRTVIDQRLEERDKLIDPDELKSRLQPLPKPVIQKIVTPLRRPIEAMIAQGEQQIANRIRPLLQHGMTAMNEYYSAEVDRRKALSRVNPYVRQADIDLLVRHQRALNHHLESSRVRLDAIRLLVGL, from the coding sequence ATGGCAGAGCAGCAATTCATACCCGGACAACGGTGGATCAGCGATACGGAGCCGGAATTGGGCCTGGGCATCGTCAAGCAGACGTCAGGCCGCACACTGACCCTCCAGTTCAGCGCCGCAGACGAAGCAAGAACCTATGCCGCTGATAACGCCCCCCTGACCCGGGTAAAGTTTCAGGTTGGGGACCGCATCGATTCAGATCAGGGCTGGAGCCTGACAGTTGATGGGATAGATGAATCACAGGGCCTGTTGACTTACCGGGGCACCCGTTCAGACGGCGTCACGGACCAGCTTGCCGAAGCGTCCATCAGCCCCTTCATGCAATTCAACCGGCCACAGGCCCGGCTCTTCACCGGCCAGATAGATGAAAACATCTGGTTTGAATTGCGTGACGCCACCCTGAAGCAGCAACAGCGCCTGAAACAGTCCGACCTGATCGGACTGGGTGGCGCCCGTACCGAACTGCTGCCCCATCAGCTCTATATTGCCCACGAGGCGAGCCGCCGGCTCGCCCCCCGGGTGCTGCTGGCGGACGAAGTGGGACTGGGAAAAACCATCGAAGCCTGCCTGATCCTGCACGCCCAACTACTTACGGAACGGGCCCATCGCGCCCTGATCGTGGTGCCGCCGCCACTGCTGCACCAGTGGCTGGTTGAACTGCTGCGCCGCTTCAATCTGCGTTTCAGCCTGTTTGACGAAGATCGTTGCCAGGAGCTGGAGTCATCCAATGCCGGGGACAACCCCTTCCTGGCTGAACAGTTGGTACTTTGCGGCCTCGACCTGTTTACCGACTCACCCGAGCGACTGGAACAGGCACGCCAGGGCGAATGGGACATTTTGATTGTGGATGAGGCCCACCACCTGGAGTGGCACGAGGACAACCCCAGTCCGGCCTACCAGGCCATCGAATCCCTGGCCGACGCCATCCCCGGCGTGCTGCTGCTGACCGCAACGCCCGAACAGCTCGGCCAGGACGGTCACTTTGCCCGTTTGCGGTTGCTCGACCCGGATCGTTATCCCAGCCTGGCCCAGTTCCGGCAGGAGCAGGGCCATTACCAATCCATTGCTGATACGGTGGGACACCTGATCTCGGACCAGCTGCTTTCGGAACAGGAAGAGGAGCTGCTGCGCACCACCTTGGGAGAGACAGAGGCAACCCTGCTGCTCAGGGAAATGCAGGACGCCGCAGCCGCCCCGGCACTGCGCCAACAGGCTCGCGACCGATTGGTTGAACTGTTGTTGGATCGGCACGGCACCGGGCGCGGCATGTTCCGTAATACCCGGGAGCGGATCAAGGGCTTTGCGCCACGAACCTTCCACAGCTATCCGCTGGACCTGCCGGACTGCTATCGCAGTGACCAACAGACCGCCCTGCCCGGTTTCCGGCGTCTGCAACCGGAACGCAGTCTGAAAAGCCGTCCCGGACAGGAGTGGTGGCGCTGCGACCCCCGGGTCGACTGGTTGATCGGCCTGCTGAAACAGTACCGACAGGAAAAACTGCTGCTGATCTGCGCCCACGCCGCCACCGCCAGCGGACTGGAGCAGGCGCTGCGCACCCGGGAAGGCATGCATGCCGCCCTGTTTCACGAGCGCATGAGTATCATTGAACGGGATCGGGCAGCCGCCTGGTTTGCCGACCAGGAACAGGGCTGCCAGTTGCTGCTCTGCTCGGAAATCGGTAGCGAAGGGCGCAACTTCCAGTTCGCCCATCACCTGATTCTGTTCGACCTGCCTGATAACCCGGACCTGCTGGAGCAGCGTATCGGCCGCCTGGACCGTATCGGCCAGAAGCACCCGATCGAACTGCATGCACCCTACTTCCGAGACAGCGCCCAGGAGGTGTGGCTGCGCTGGTACCACGAGGGACTGAACGCCTTTGTACACACCTGCCCGGCGGGCCAGCAGATCCTGGAACAGGTGCAGCCCACCCTGCAACGGCTCTGTGCCACCTATCCCGATGACCCATCCGGCCTGGATGAACTGCTGACCCGGACCCGGCAACTGCATGCAGCGATCAGCGAGACCCTCCAACAGGGCCGCGACCACCTGCTGGAGATGAACTCCTGTCGTGAACAGACGGCCAACCAACTGGTGGCACAGCTCCGTGAACTTGACCAGACATCGGGTCTGGCCACCTACATGGAGCAACTCTTCGGTGCCTATGGCGTGGAGAGCGAGCCTCACTCCAGCCACAGCCTGGTGATCCGGCCGGGCCAGCAGACCCTGACTGAGCAGTTTCCCCATCTTCCGGCGGAGGGCGCCACCCTCACCTATGAGCGGGATACCGCCCTGGCCCACGAAGACTGGCTGTTTCTGACCTGGGAACACCCCATGGTGCGGGACGCCATGGACATGCTACTGGAGAGTGGCCGCGGGAACTGCTGCGCCATGGGTGCCGGCCATCCGGCCATCCCGTCCGGGACACTGGCGTTGGAGATGCTTTTTGTACTGGAGTGCCCCGCCCCCGGTATCCTGCAGGCCGGTCGATTTCTGCCGCCGACACGGCTACGGACCGTGATTGACCAACGCTTGGAGGAACGGGACAAGCTGATCGATCCGGATGAGCTGAAATCCAGGCTCCAGCCGCTGCCGAAACCGGTCATACAGAAGATTGTCACTCCGCTACGACGGCCGATCGAGGCGATGATCGCACAGGGCGAGCAGCAGATCGCCAACCGCATCCGTCCACTGCTGCAGCACGGGATGACCGCCATGAACGAATACTACTCGGCAGAAGTCGACCGGCGTAAGGCCTTGAGTCGGGTCAATCCCTACGTGCGGCAGGCGGATATCGATCTGCTGGTCCGCCACCAGCGGGCCCTGAACCATCACCTGGAATCATCCCGCGTGCGCCTGGACGCCATCCGGCTGTTGGTGGGACTCTGA
- a CDS encoding deoxyguanosinetriphosphate triphosphohydrolase has product MHWNQLLSRCRLGSDQVPGGTEARTDFQRDFDRIVFSSAFRRMQDKTQVFPLSRVDYIRTRLTHSLEASSIGRSIGTQVGAQVIARRGLDDYQASDFGDICAAACLAHDIGNPPFGHSGEDAFRSWANDAPYGQRRVALLQDSEREDFTSFEGNAQGFRILTRLQNPDNPGGLQLTCATLAAFTKYPRESCLGGGRYPGVSAKKQGFFVEDRAAFEAVAERVGLIRRDGSRAVWCRHPLAFLVEAADDISYRVIDIEDGFRLGYFTFDEVMELYLDILREPDKQRLRMQSIGDNKGRVEFLRAKVINEAISQAMDCFLDNEQEILAGRFDEPLLNQFPQRAAMDRLIEVAKARIYQATEVVEIQAAGFQVINDLLERFIMVLDDLADQGEQASAKSRMISRLIPEQFIGPGRVPSSSVYSRLLRLTDFVAGMTDSYAVSLYKKLTGISLPNG; this is encoded by the coding sequence ATGCACTGGAATCAACTGCTCTCCCGCTGCCGACTCGGTAGCGATCAGGTTCCGGGCGGGACCGAGGCCCGAACCGATTTTCAGCGTGACTTCGACCGGATTGTCTTCTCCTCGGCATTCCGCCGTATGCAGGACAAGACCCAGGTGTTCCCGTTGTCGCGGGTCGACTATATCCGCACCCGCCTGACCCATAGCCTGGAGGCTTCCAGTATCGGTCGTTCCATCGGTACCCAGGTGGGGGCGCAGGTTATTGCACGCCGGGGGCTGGATGACTACCAGGCGTCCGATTTTGGTGATATCTGTGCGGCCGCCTGTCTGGCCCACGACATCGGCAATCCACCCTTCGGGCATTCCGGGGAAGATGCGTTCCGCAGTTGGGCCAATGATGCCCCCTATGGTCAGCGCCGGGTCGCCCTGCTGCAGGATAGCGAGCGGGAGGATTTCACCAGTTTCGAGGGTAATGCCCAGGGCTTCAGAATTCTGACCCGGCTGCAGAACCCCGATAATCCCGGCGGACTGCAACTCACTTGCGCCACGCTGGCGGCCTTCACCAAGTATCCCCGGGAATCCTGTCTGGGTGGTGGTCGCTATCCTGGTGTCAGCGCCAAGAAGCAGGGCTTTTTTGTGGAGGATCGGGCGGCATTCGAAGCGGTGGCGGAGCGGGTCGGCCTGATCAGGCGGGACGGTTCCCGGGCTGTCTGGTGTCGTCACCCGTTGGCGTTTCTGGTGGAGGCGGCGGACGATATCAGCTATCGGGTAATCGATATCGAGGACGGTTTCCGTCTCGGCTATTTCACTTTTGACGAGGTGATGGAACTCTATCTGGATATTCTGCGGGAGCCGGACAAGCAGCGGCTGCGCATGCAGAGTATCGGTGATAACAAGGGCCGGGTGGAGTTTCTCCGGGCCAAGGTGATCAATGAGGCGATCAGTCAGGCGATGGACTGTTTCCTGGATAACGAGCAGGAGATCCTGGCCGGCCGGTTTGATGAGCCGCTGTTGAACCAGTTTCCCCAGCGTGCCGCGATGGACCGGTTGATCGAAGTGGCCAAGGCGCGCATCTACCAGGCCACCGAAGTGGTGGAGATTCAGGCGGCCGGATTTCAGGTAATCAACGACCTGCTGGAGCGCTTCATCATGGTGCTGGATGACCTGGCCGACCAGGGTGAGCAGGCGTCGGCGAAAAGCCGCATGATCTCCCGATTGATCCCGGAGCAGTTTATCGGGCCGGGTCGGGTGCCGTCATCCAGTGTCTACAGCCGCCTGCTGCGGCTGACCGATTTTGTCGCCGGCATGACCGACTCCTATGCGGTCTCCCTTTATAAGAAACTGACCGGGATTTCCCTGCCCAACGGCTGA
- a CDS encoding protein-L-isoaspartate O-methyltransferase family protein, with the protein MIVPSYEEARFNMVEQQVRPWEVLDATVLELIGNLPREHFVPDNYKGLAYADIEIPLGDGQKMMFPRVEGRILQALDIQPTDNILEVGTGSGYLTACLAKLGNKVVSEEINPVFTEQARQRLAELQINNVELRTVDSLGDAAESGRFDAIAITGSLPEMPESFKQRLNIGGRLFVVIGQSPAMSAMLVTRTGENEWQSEALFETDITPLTNAPVVRKFEF; encoded by the coding sequence ATGATCGTCCCAAGTTACGAAGAAGCCCGTTTCAACATGGTTGAACAGCAAGTGCGCCCATGGGAAGTACTCGACGCCACGGTACTGGAGCTGATTGGCAATCTGCCCCGGGAACACTTTGTACCTGACAACTACAAGGGGCTGGCCTATGCGGATATCGAAATACCCCTGGGCGATGGTCAGAAGATGATGTTTCCCCGGGTTGAGGGGCGAATCCTGCAGGCCCTGGATATCCAGCCCACTGACAATATCCTGGAAGTGGGCACCGGCAGCGGTTATCTGACCGCTTGCCTGGCCAAGCTGGGCAACAAGGTTGTTAGCGAGGAGATCAACCCGGTCTTCACCGAACAGGCCAGACAACGGCTGGCGGAACTGCAGATCAACAATGTTGAGCTGCGCACCGTGGACAGCCTGGGCGACGCAGCGGAGAGTGGCCGCTTCGATGCCATCGCCATCACCGGCTCCCTGCCGGAAATGCCCGAATCGTTCAAGCAGCGGCTGAATATCGGCGGACGCCTGTTTGTGGTGATTGGTCAGAGCCCGGCCATGAGCGCCATGCTGGTGACCCGCACCGGTGAGAATGAGTGGCAGAGTGAAGCGCTGTTCGAGACCGATATCACGCCACTGACCAATGCGCCGGTGGTTCGCAAGTTCGAGTTCTAG